The following are encoded together in the Petrotoga sp. 9PW.55.5.1 genome:
- the minC gene encoding septum site-determining protein MinC yields the protein MEEPVYAKIIDGDIIFYFTKGNTQKELFEHFKKELVKMKSFFNIGDSFYVYFEDGSQHNLLNSVIKFAKTLDLNVAGAYFGKLPEGKVGNKELNLSSTQIYRKHLRSGQVVQNPGDIIIFGNVNQGAEVNAGGSIIIFGKVYGTLRAGITLKKNVFIIAYELNSPLVEIAGIPFFNHEWPKSPVSIRIEENKALVEPVEL from the coding sequence ATGGAAGAACCCGTTTATGCAAAAATCATCGATGGTGATATAATTTTTTATTTCACCAAAGGAAATACTCAAAAAGAACTATTTGAACACTTCAAAAAGGAACTAGTTAAGATGAAAAGCTTTTTTAACATAGGAGATAGTTTTTATGTTTATTTTGAAGACGGATCCCAGCATAACTTATTAAATAGCGTAATTAAATTCGCTAAAACTTTGGATTTAAACGTTGCAGGCGCTTATTTTGGTAAATTGCCTGAAGGAAAAGTGGGTAACAAAGAGTTAAATTTATCTAGTACCCAGATCTATAGAAAACATTTAAGATCAGGTCAAGTAGTACAAAATCCAGGGGACATAATTATTTTTGGCAATGTGAACCAAGGTGCCGAAGTTAATGCGGGCGGAAGTATTATAATATTCGGTAAGGTATATGGCACTCTTAGAGCAGGAATTACTTTAAAAAAGAATGTTTTTATTATAGCCTACGAGTTAAACTCCCCTTTAGTAGAAATTGCTGGTATTCCTTTCTTCAACCATGAGTGGCCTAAATCACCAGTATCTATTAGAATAGAGGAAAATAAAGCATTAGTCGAACCCGTTGAATTATAA
- a CDS encoding M20/M25/M40 family metallo-hydrolase codes for MRTSELIKKLSNSFGVSSLESYTFPVIEEELKNIVPDIKLEKIGIGNLIATYGSGKPKISFFAHVDEIGIVVSKIIDEHFARLASVGGVDPRTLIGKRVVFKTANQEKIGVVGFLAPHLQKKEDRDKSPSFDELFIDFSISGGTKDLNVGDMGVIKTEAIELENNKITGKSLDNRVGCAVLIKSLEYLQKLRFDGQLILSFNKGEEVGLVGAKGSAEYINPDYAIVTDVTFGEKLPENIEPINLGAGPAIAIGTTVDRTIFQELTKIAKDNNISYQVETITRRSGTEGDVVQIVNSGIKTGIVSVPILNMHSPNEVVDVKDIEETSKLLSLFALNVSVKEKGSSSK; via the coding sequence ATGCGAACTTCTGAGTTAATCAAAAAATTGTCAAATTCTTTTGGCGTTTCTTCTCTTGAAAGTTATACTTTTCCTGTAATAGAAGAGGAACTAAAGAATATTGTACCAGATATTAAGCTAGAAAAAATTGGAATAGGTAATTTAATTGCTACATATGGAAGTGGTAAACCTAAAATTTCTTTTTTTGCCCATGTTGATGAAATTGGTATTGTCGTATCGAAAATTATTGATGAACATTTCGCTCGTCTAGCATCTGTTGGAGGAGTAGATCCTCGAACTTTAATTGGAAAGAGAGTGGTCTTCAAAACAGCAAACCAAGAAAAAATCGGTGTAGTTGGATTTTTGGCCCCACATCTTCAAAAAAAAGAAGACAGAGATAAATCACCATCGTTTGACGAACTTTTTATTGACTTCTCTATTTCTGGTGGCACAAAAGATTTAAATGTTGGCGATATGGGGGTTATAAAAACTGAAGCTATTGAACTTGAAAACAATAAGATAACCGGAAAATCTCTAGACAATAGGGTAGGATGCGCTGTTTTAATTAAATCATTAGAATACCTACAAAAATTACGTTTTGATGGTCAATTAATACTTTCATTCAACAAAGGAGAAGAAGTGGGACTTGTTGGAGCAAAAGGCAGTGCTGAGTATATTAATCCTGATTATGCCATAGTTACTGATGTAACCTTTGGAGAAAAACTTCCTGAAAATATAGAACCTATAAATTTAGGTGCTGGGCCAGCTATCGCTATCGGAACAACAGTTGATAGAACTATCTTTCAAGAACTTACTAAAATAGCGAAAGATAATAACATAAGTTATCAAGTAGAAACGATAACACGTAGAAGCGGAACAGAAGGGGATGTAGTTCAAATTGTAAATAGCGGGATAAAGACAGGTATTGTATCGGTCCCTATCTTAAATATGCATTCTCCAAATGAAGTTGTTGATGTAAAAGATATTGAAGAAACTTCAAAACTTTTATCTTTATTTGCTTTAAATGTTTCTGTAAAAGAGAAAGGGAGTAGTTCGAAATGA
- a CDS encoding M42 family metallopeptidase — protein MREYLKELTEIPGIASREEQVRDYIKNQIENKVDEIFEDNMGNLTAFVPGKDPSKRLMIDAHMDEVGFMITKINDDGTFGISPVGGVDPRVVKSQRLKIEGKITAVVNSMPIHLEKETSKVVNYDVMKIYAGFSNKEESSEKVNLGDMVTFDTSYLEKDHYALAKAFDDRVGCSIMLDLIDFYHKNNETPTYDTYFNFATQEETGLRGTGTAASKIKPDFAIVLEGTTAGDNPENTPDKWATHIGNGPVLTFMHSGLVLNKEIFEKIVDTAKNLGIKYQYKMRTAGGTDAARLAKTLYGIPAGVISVPCRYIHSPQSIIDLNDYENTFILVRELVFKTEF, from the coding sequence ATGAGAGAATATTTAAAAGAACTTACAGAAATTCCAGGAATAGCTTCCAGGGAAGAACAAGTTAGAGATTACATAAAAAATCAAATTGAAAATAAAGTAGATGAAATTTTTGAAGACAATATGGGAAATTTAACGGCATTTGTTCCAGGAAAAGACCCTTCAAAAAGATTAATGATAGATGCTCATATGGATGAAGTAGGTTTTATGATAACAAAAATAAACGATGATGGAACTTTTGGAATTTCTCCAGTAGGTGGAGTAGACCCAAGGGTAGTTAAAAGTCAACGGCTAAAAATAGAAGGGAAAATAACTGCTGTTGTTAATTCAATGCCCATTCATCTTGAAAAAGAAACTTCCAAAGTAGTAAATTATGATGTAATGAAAATCTACGCTGGCTTTTCAAATAAAGAAGAATCATCTGAAAAAGTTAATTTAGGAGATATGGTTACTTTCGACACTTCTTACCTTGAAAAAGATCATTATGCATTAGCAAAAGCCTTTGATGATAGAGTTGGTTGTTCCATTATGCTTGATTTAATTGATTTTTACCATAAAAATAATGAAACTCCCACTTATGATACATACTTCAATTTTGCAACTCAAGAAGAAACAGGCTTAAGAGGTACAGGAACGGCCGCTTCAAAGATCAAACCGGATTTTGCTATTGTACTAGAAGGAACTACTGCGGGAGATAACCCTGAAAACACTCCTGATAAATGGGCTACTCACATTGGAAATGGCCCTGTTCTAACCTTCATGCATAGCGGATTAGTTTTAAATAAAGAAATATTTGAAAAAATCGTAGATACTGCAAAGAATTTAGGAATAAAATATCAGTATAAAATGCGAACTGCTGGTGGAACAGATGCTGCAAGGCTTGCAAAAACTTTATACGGAATCCCCGCGGGCGTTATCTCAGTTCCATGTAGATATATCCATTCCCCTCAATCTATAATTGATTTAAACGACTATGAAAATACTTTCATCCTGGTAAGAGAATTAGTTTTTAAAACAGAATTTTAA
- a CDS encoding M42 family metallopeptidase, whose amino-acid sequence MKELIKKITELYGPSGREEKVRDFIKEEIKDHVDEIKTDKIGNLIAIKKGNSGKTILFDAHMDEIGVVVTHILDNGFLKVEQVGGQDVVNLIGSRLKLNDRIGVVGVEGESQKELQENYKNLSFDNIYVDIGVSSKEEAEKITPIGTFGTFSDGFVDYGNYCLSKAMDDRIGCAILIETIKTIKNNKHTIIFAFTVQEEVGIVGAFVSSYDYDVDRAIAVDVTDSLDTPKALKRMNMALGKGPCIKIKDNLSVSDREVVEWIKDTSIKNNIPYQLEVLTFGGTNAAGYQRTKSGIPSCTISIPTRYIHSPHEMIAYNDVTHSVELLSKLTESEF is encoded by the coding sequence ATGAAAGAGCTAATAAAAAAGATAACTGAATTATACGGACCAAGTGGAAGGGAAGAAAAGGTAAGAGATTTTATAAAAGAAGAGATTAAAGACCACGTAGATGAAATAAAAACTGATAAAATAGGAAACTTGATTGCTATAAAAAAAGGAAATTCTGGAAAAACTATATTATTTGATGCTCATATGGATGAAATAGGCGTTGTTGTTACACACATATTAGATAATGGTTTTTTGAAAGTAGAACAAGTTGGTGGGCAAGATGTTGTTAATTTAATTGGAAGTAGACTCAAATTGAACGATAGAATCGGAGTTGTTGGGGTTGAAGGAGAAAGTCAGAAAGAACTACAAGAAAATTATAAAAATTTATCTTTCGATAATATATATGTAGATATAGGTGTTTCATCAAAAGAGGAAGCGGAAAAAATAACTCCAATCGGTACTTTTGGAACTTTTTCCGATGGTTTTGTTGATTATGGGAATTACTGTTTATCAAAAGCCATGGATGACAGAATTGGTTGTGCTATTCTTATAGAAACCATAAAAACCATAAAAAATAATAAACATACAATTATTTTTGCCTTTACCGTCCAAGAAGAAGTTGGTATTGTTGGAGCTTTTGTTTCTTCATATGACTATGATGTTGACAGGGCTATAGCAGTAGATGTAACAGATTCTTTGGATACTCCAAAAGCTCTTAAAAGAATGAATATGGCCTTAGGTAAAGGACCTTGCATTAAAATAAAAGATAACCTATCAGTAAGTGACCGAGAAGTTGTAGAATGGATAAAAGACACTTCAATAAAAAATAATATTCCTTATCAACTAGAAGTGCTCACTTTTGGAGGAACAAATGCGGCAGGATATCAAAGAACAAAATCAGGTATCCCAAGCTGTACGATATCTATTCCAACAAGATATATTCACTCACCACACGAAATGATCGCATATAATGATGTAACCCACTCGGTTGAGTTGTTGTCAAAACTAACAGAAAGTGAATTTTAA
- a CDS encoding methylglyoxal synthase, whose protein sequence is MVNVALIAHDKKKLDLAMFAKEWKDVFKNCKLYATNTTGKILKEKVGLEIQTFESGPLGGDLQIGALAVSGRIDFVIFLRDPLTAQPHEPDVSAVLRICDVHNIPLATNLATAEAIVLEIQKKLNNQK, encoded by the coding sequence ATGGTAAATGTAGCTTTGATAGCTCACGACAAAAAGAAGCTAGATTTAGCAATGTTCGCCAAAGAATGGAAAGATGTATTCAAAAATTGCAAATTATATGCCACAAATACCACTGGAAAAATCTTAAAAGAGAAAGTGGGATTAGAAATACAAACCTTTGAATCTGGACCGTTAGGAGGAGATTTGCAAATCGGTGCTTTGGCAGTATCCGGTAGAATTGATTTTGTTATTTTCCTTAGAGACCCCTTAACTGCTCAACCACACGAACCTGATGTATCTGCTGTTCTGAGAATATGTGATGTACATAATATACCTTTAGCAACTAATTTAGCAACTGCTGAAGCCATAGTCTTAGAGATTCAAAAAAAGCTTAACAATCAAAAGTGA
- a CDS encoding helix-turn-helix domain-containing protein, translated as MNEKENKWEEIDKSSLLDFVYEIKKRRLQLGITQKSLAQKMGTTQAIISKFEKGNYNPTFMFLQRLAEVLGGKIKLYLEVVNDEKIKKDSNFNNEDNFEEIFHLKLEE; from the coding sequence TTGAATGAGAAAGAAAATAAATGGGAAGAAATAGATAAGAGCTCTTTATTAGATTTCGTGTACGAGATAAAGAAAAGAAGGTTACAATTAGGGATTACCCAAAAAAGTCTCGCACAGAAGATGGGTACAACTCAAGCTATTATCTCCAAATTTGAAAAAGGTAATTATAACCCCACTTTTATGTTCTTACAGAGACTTGCAGAAGTTTTGGGTGGTAAGATAAAATTATATTTGGAGGTAGTAAATGATGAAAAAATAAAAAAAGATTCAAATTTTAATAATGAAGATAATTTCGAAGAGATTTTTCACCTAAAATTAGAGGAATAA
- a CDS encoding ABC transporter permease, which produces MELFEYISTNSSIIWKEFLNHLKIIGLSLPFSIGIGVPTGIFISRHPKAANIVIYIASILMTIPSLALFGIMVVVLSPFGAGLGVTPAVIALIIYSLLPIIRNTLVAIQSLDPGMIEAAKGMGMTESQILFKIRLPLSIATIMSGVRNAVVMGVGVATLGYFVASGGLGYFIFAGLSRSRYPMVITGVILVSILGILANYLLLKFEDLITPKGLKIKD; this is translated from the coding sequence GTGGAGCTTTTTGAATATATTTCGACTAATTCAAGTATTATTTGGAAAGAATTCCTGAATCATTTAAAGATTATTGGATTATCATTACCTTTTTCTATTGGTATAGGAGTTCCTACAGGAATCTTTATTTCCCGCCATCCTAAAGCTGCAAATATAGTAATATACATTGCAAGCATTTTAATGACCATACCTAGTTTAGCGCTTTTTGGAATCATGGTTGTTGTTCTTTCTCCTTTTGGTGCTGGATTGGGGGTAACTCCTGCAGTTATCGCTTTAATAATTTATTCTCTACTACCTATAATTAGAAACACATTAGTTGCTATTCAATCTCTTGATCCCGGAATGATTGAAGCCGCCAAAGGCATGGGCATGACAGAATCTCAGATTTTATTCAAAATCAGGTTACCATTATCTATAGCAACAATAATGTCCGGTGTAAGAAACGCTGTAGTCATGGGAGTAGGAGTAGCAACTTTAGGATACTTTGTTGCATCTGGAGGATTAGGATATTTTATATTCGCAGGTTTAAGCCGATCAAGATATCCAATGGTTATTACTGGGGTAATTTTAGTTTCAATTTTAGGTATTTTAGCTAATTATTTACTTCTAAAATTCGAAGATTTAATAACTCCTAAAGGATTAAAAATAAAAGATTAA
- a CDS encoding ATP-binding cassette domain-containing protein, protein MAIQLIDLTKKYGDFTAVNNLNIEFEDHKLTILIGPSGCGKTTTLKMINRLIERTSGDIKFDGTSIDDINPIELRRRIGYVIQEIGLFPHMNVFDNIAVVPRLLKWTEDKIKKRVYELVDLVNLEESQTLKYPAQLSGGQRQRVGVARGLAADPDILLMDEPFGAIDPINRETLQDAFIEIQEKIKKTIIFVTHDIREALKLGDKIAIFNEGKLVQYDETQQVVQNPKNDFVKDILGEDSQFKSLEFMKVKESLFKDIQIFKLNEDFEKIKSKSKNYYPITIFVNQNNKFIGFVETKKLKRIPDFSRLQKAFKKDFVTENSSLYEALNKILSSSSTNIPVITDKQEVLGVINLKAIFEQIPNSEEV, encoded by the coding sequence ATGGCTATACAATTAATAGATCTAACCAAAAAATATGGAGATTTCACAGCAGTTAACAATTTAAATATTGAATTTGAAGATCATAAATTAACGATTCTAATAGGACCTTCTGGATGTGGAAAAACCACAACATTAAAGATGATAAATAGATTAATTGAAAGAACCTCAGGGGATATTAAATTCGATGGAACTTCAATAGATGATATAAACCCAATTGAACTTAGAAGACGTATTGGTTATGTTATTCAAGAGATTGGATTATTCCCACATATGAATGTTTTTGACAATATAGCAGTTGTTCCGAGACTTTTAAAATGGACTGAAGATAAAATAAAAAAGAGGGTATATGAGTTAGTGGATTTAGTAAATTTGGAAGAATCTCAAACTTTAAAATATCCTGCTCAATTATCAGGTGGGCAACGGCAAAGAGTGGGTGTAGCAAGAGGTCTTGCAGCTGATCCAGATATTTTGTTAATGGATGAACCTTTTGGCGCTATCGATCCGATTAATAGAGAAACTTTACAAGATGCTTTTATAGAAATACAAGAAAAAATTAAAAAGACGATCATTTTTGTTACCCATGATATTAGAGAAGCATTAAAACTAGGAGATAAAATTGCAATTTTTAATGAAGGAAAACTCGTTCAATATGATGAGACACAACAAGTTGTTCAAAATCCAAAAAATGATTTCGTGAAAGATATTTTAGGTGAGGATAGCCAATTTAAATCCTTGGAATTCATGAAAGTAAAGGAAAGTTTATTCAAAGACATTCAAATATTCAAATTGAACGAAGATTTTGAAAAAATTAAAAGCAAATCAAAAAATTATTATCCTATCACCATATTTGTCAATCAAAATAATAAATTTATAGGCTTCGTTGAAACCAAAAAATTAAAACGCATACCCGATTTTTCCAGACTTCAAAAAGCATTTAAAAAAGATTTTGTCACAGAAAATTCTAGCTTATATGAAGCTTTGAATAAGATATTAAGTTCTTCTAGTACAAATATACCAGTAATCACAGATAAGCAAGAGGTCTTAGGAGTAATAAACTTAAAAGCTATATTCGAACAGATACCAAACAGTGAAGAAGTTTGA
- a CDS encoding ABC transporter permease, translating to MAFFSYVSQNLGYMGIKALEHLYLFAISWALAIVVGMLIGIYVTRPGRERGGRVALIITGMAQAVPSIAVIALVFIFMGIGAAPAIFALFLYSIVPITFNTASGLFGIDKDMIEAAKGMGMTNRMILWRVEIPNAIPTIFSGIRNAAIINLGTATIASAIGAGGLGELIFIGLGTFKYEMILAGAIPVSIMAVLIDLILGVVQNKMTSEGLKLQSE from the coding sequence ATGGCTTTTTTTTCTTACGTAAGTCAGAATTTAGGATATATGGGAATAAAAGCTTTAGAACATTTATATTTATTCGCTATATCTTGGGCACTAGCTATTGTTGTTGGAATGTTAATAGGAATATACGTTACTCGCCCTGGTAGAGAAAGAGGAGGAAGAGTAGCTCTAATAATTACCGGTATGGCGCAAGCCGTACCAAGTATAGCTGTTATTGCTCTAGTTTTTATATTCATGGGAATAGGAGCTGCTCCAGCGATTTTCGCACTTTTTCTATATAGTATAGTCCCTATCACATTTAATACTGCTTCCGGGCTTTTCGGAATCGATAAAGATATGATTGAAGCAGCGAAAGGTATGGGCATGACCAACAGAATGATTTTATGGAGAGTTGAAATACCTAACGCAATACCAACTATTTTTTCAGGTATTAGAAACGCAGCTATTATAAACCTGGGAACAGCTACTATAGCATCAGCAATTGGTGCAGGAGGTTTAGGAGAACTTATCTTTATCGGACTAGGTACGTTCAAATATGAAATGATATTAGCCGGTGCGATACCTGTTTCAATAATGGCTGTCTTAATTGATCTCATTCTAGGAGTAGTTCAAAATAAAATGACATCGGAAGGTCTCAAATTACAAAGTGAATAA
- a CDS encoding glycine betaine ABC transporter substrate-binding protein — MLTLKKLVLLLLIGVVSLTSVFGATLTVGAKNFTEQYVLGNLASLLLEENGFQIVERFGLSSLVARQALLTGQIDLYADYTGTAWVTYLDQEELIADPDELLQKVRELDAENEIVWLDRINANNTYALAIRREDHEKYGFENLSDLVAYWNEHPKEFVVGVGYEFYERPDGFFAFAEHYGLNIPNSQVSTMDDGLTYEALANKKIDIAMVFATDPKILRYNLYVLEDDLNFWPYYHISYAVREDVLNKYPEIEEILRPLTLYLNQDVLIRLNYRVDIEGLEPKIVARDYLEGLGLID, encoded by the coding sequence GTGTTAACATTGAAAAAATTGGTATTACTTCTTTTAATAGGTGTTGTTTCATTAACTAGTGTGTTTGGAGCTACTTTAACCGTTGGTGCAAAAAATTTCACTGAGCAATATGTTTTAGGTAATTTAGCATCATTACTTCTTGAAGAAAATGGTTTTCAAATTGTCGAAAGATTTGGACTAAGTTCTTTAGTTGCAAGACAAGCCTTGTTAACAGGACAAATTGATTTATACGCAGATTATACAGGTACAGCATGGGTTACTTATCTTGACCAAGAAGAATTGATAGCAGATCCCGATGAATTACTTCAAAAAGTAAGAGAATTAGATGCAGAAAATGAAATAGTTTGGCTTGATAGGATCAACGCTAATAATACCTATGCATTAGCTATACGAAGAGAAGATCATGAAAAGTATGGATTTGAAAATTTATCTGATTTAGTTGCTTATTGGAATGAACATCCTAAAGAATTTGTTGTAGGAGTTGGTTATGAATTTTACGAAAGACCAGATGGATTCTTTGCTTTTGCAGAACATTACGGTTTAAATATTCCAAATTCTCAAGTATCAACTATGGATGACGGTTTGACTTATGAAGCTCTTGCAAACAAAAAAATAGACATAGCAATGGTCTTTGCCACCGATCCAAAGATTTTAAGATATAATTTATACGTTCTTGAAGACGACTTGAACTTCTGGCCATACTATCATATTTCTTATGCTGTAAGGGAAGATGTATTAAATAAATACCCGGAAATTGAAGAAATATTGAGACCACTTACTTTATATCTTAATCAAGATGTACTTATAAGGTTAAACTATAGAGTGGATATCGAAGGATTAGAACCTAAAATAGTTGCAAGAGATTATTTGGAAGGTTTAGGACTAATAGATTAA
- a CDS encoding methionine ABC transporter permease — protein sequence MVQDLIVATLETLYMTFVSGFISILLGIPLGIALYLLSKSNNSSSRKLYSVLDWIVNIFRSIPFIILIILIIPLTRLLTGTIIGSTAAIVPLSIAAIPFMARLAENSFNNLSQGLWDTSVSMGMTNRQFVLKVLLPETAPEMISNITLLIINLITYTAIAGAVGAGGLGAMAINYGYQRFRMDVLLYDVAILILLTQIIQFSGSKLANSLRK from the coding sequence ATGGTCCAAGATCTTATAGTAGCCACACTTGAAACGTTGTACATGACTTTTGTTTCAGGATTTATATCAATATTGTTAGGTATTCCTTTGGGAATAGCGCTTTATTTACTATCTAAAAGTAACAATAGTTCCTCTAGAAAGTTATATTCTGTACTTGATTGGATTGTAAATATTTTTAGATCCATACCTTTTATAATTTTGATAATATTGATAATTCCATTGACAAGATTGTTGACTGGTACGATAATTGGTTCGACTGCGGCTATTGTTCCTTTAAGTATTGCCGCAATACCTTTTATGGCAAGACTCGCTGAAAACTCTTTTAATAATCTTTCACAAGGATTGTGGGATACCTCAGTTTCGATGGGTATGACAAACAGGCAGTTTGTTTTGAAGGTATTGTTGCCTGAAACTGCTCCTGAGATGATTTCTAATATAACTTTATTGATTATTAACTTGATTACTTATACAGCGATAGCCGGTGCAGTAGGAGCTGGGGGGCTTGGAGCAATGGCTATAAATTATGGTTATCAAAGATTTAGAATGGATGTTTTATTATATGATGTTGCGATTTTAATCTTATTAACTCAAATCATTCAATTTTCTGGATCAAAGTTAGCGAATTCTTTAAGAAAATAA
- a CDS encoding methionine ABC transporter ATP-binding protein has protein sequence MLRIKDLNLVYDENLHVLKNINFTVEDGEILGIIGLSGAGKTSLLRTLNLLQSPTSGEIYLDDLEITHLESNELRKIRKKISIVFQNFNLLSSRTVFQNVSLPLEIEKIAKVDIKSSVDKILNDLNLSHRKDAYPSQLSGGEKQRTAIARALISNPDIILFDEPTSSLDPSTTQKILDLILEINKSTKKSILIVTHEMDVIKKICDKVVYLKNGSVDFFGKVHEFFIEKENELNKEFYQEINIDWKKVREVVKGEHDRLIKVVFWGEKTHEPILHEVSKKYDITLNVLYGKIEHLKDNPYGTLILEVVSDENEMEKFLEELSAKVYKVEVLK, from the coding sequence GTGTTAAGAATAAAAGATCTTAATCTTGTATATGACGAAAACTTGCATGTTTTAAAAAATATAAACTTTACCGTAGAAGATGGAGAAATTTTAGGAATAATTGGGCTTTCTGGAGCAGGTAAAACATCTCTTTTAAGAACACTCAACCTCCTCCAATCGCCCACTTCCGGGGAAATTTATTTGGATGATTTGGAGATAACTCATTTAGAGAGTAACGAATTAAGAAAAATAAGGAAGAAAATAAGTATAGTATTTCAAAATTTTAATTTGTTAAGTTCGAGAACGGTTTTTCAAAATGTATCTTTACCGCTAGAGATAGAAAAAATTGCTAAAGTAGATATAAAATCATCTGTAGATAAAATATTGAATGATCTTAATCTGTCTCATAGAAAAGATGCTTATCCATCCCAACTTTCTGGTGGAGAAAAACAAAGAACAGCTATTGCTAGAGCATTAATCAGTAATCCTGATATTATTTTATTCGATGAACCTACTTCTTCGCTTGATCCAAGTACCACTCAAAAGATACTTGATTTGATATTAGAGATTAACAAGAGTACTAAAAAGTCAATATTGATAGTCACACATGAAATGGATGTTATTAAGAAGATATGTGATAAAGTAGTTTATTTAAAAAATGGTAGTGTTGATTTCTTTGGTAAAGTTCACGAATTTTTTATAGAAAAAGAAAACGAATTAAATAAAGAATTTTATCAGGAAATAAATATTGATTGGAAAAAAGTTAGAGAAGTAGTTAAAGGTGAACACGACAGGTTGATAAAAGTAGTTTTCTGGGGCGAAAAAACTCATGAACCTATATTACATGAAGTTTCTAAAAAGTATGATATTACGTTAAATGTACTTTATGGCAAAATAGAACATTTAAAAGATAACCCATACGGAACTTTAATTTTAGAAGTTGTTTCTGATGAAAATGAGATGGAGAAATTTCTAGAAGAACTTTCTGCCAAAGTTTATAAAGTTGAGGTGCTGAAATAA
- a CDS encoding MetQ/NlpA family ABC transporter substrate-binding protein produces MKINTRVVKVLILFVFFGVLLNQVGFAAFGFGGGKSFKVGATPVPHAEILEFVKDDFEEKTGVKLDIVIFTDYVQPNLALEDGSIDANYFQHEPYLETFTRERGINDLVSIAKIHVEPMGFYLKKDLKDLKKGDLIILPNDVTNEGRSLLLLQENGIIKLNDREDPLVATIKDILENPYGLKFKELEAPYLPRTYKSDKNVVGAVINTNYAIEADLNPLKDAVFYEGAESPYANIIAVKENRADDELVKALVEVLTTEKVRNFILEKYNGAVVPVF; encoded by the coding sequence ATGAAAATAAACACAAGAGTAGTAAAGGTATTGATTCTATTTGTTTTTTTTGGAGTTTTATTAAATCAAGTTGGTTTTGCTGCATTTGGATTTGGAGGGGGAAAAAGCTTTAAAGTAGGAGCTACACCTGTTCCACATGCAGAAATCCTTGAGTTTGTTAAAGATGATTTTGAAGAAAAGACGGGAGTAAAATTGGATATAGTTATCTTCACAGATTACGTACAACCTAATTTGGCTTTGGAAGATGGTTCAATTGATGCGAATTATTTTCAACACGAACCTTATTTAGAAACTTTTACAAGAGAAAGGGGTATAAATGATTTAGTTTCTATTGCTAAGATACACGTTGAACCTATGGGTTTCTATTTAAAAAAGGATCTAAAAGATTTAAAAAAAGGTGATTTGATAATACTACCTAACGATGTAACAAACGAAGGAAGGTCTTTGTTATTACTTCAAGAAAACGGGATTATAAAATTAAACGATAGAGAAGATCCTTTGGTTGCAACTATTAAAGATATTCTTGAAAATCCTTATGGTTTAAAATTCAAGGAATTAGAAGCACCTTATTTGCCAAGAACTTATAAGAGTGACAAGAACGTTGTAGGAGCAGTTATTAACACAAATTATGCTATTGAAGCTGATTTAAATCCATTAAAAGATGCAGTTTTCTATGAAGGAGCTGAATCTCCGTATGCCAATATAATTGCGGTTAAAGAAAATAGAGCTGATGATGAGTTAGTTAAGGCACTTGTTGAAGTGTTAACTACGGAAAAGGTAAGAAACTTTATCCTAGAAAAATACAATGGAGCAGTAGTTCCTGTTTTCTAA
- a CDS encoding type II toxin-antitoxin system HicA family toxin, translating into MSKLPSFNSKQIIRTLRKNGFKLDRVKGSHHIYVNEKTKKY; encoded by the coding sequence ATGTCAAAATTACCTTCTTTTAATTCTAAACAGATAATAAGGACTTTGAGAAAAAATGGTTTTAAATTGGATAGAGTAAAAGGTAGTCATCATATTTATGTTAACGAAAAGACTAAGAAATATTAA